The Falco biarmicus isolate bFalBia1 chromosome 7, bFalBia1.pri, whole genome shotgun sequence genome contains the following window.
TTCTGTGGCGGGTTCCAGTTTTTCCATTCTCAGACTCAGAGCTCAGAAGAATCAGTTTGTGGACTAAACAGCAGCACATAAGGAGAGACATTTTTGCCaaaacagcagtgcagaaggagACAAGggagaaggtaaaaaaaaaaaaggaaaatattttttttttaaaaaaaaatgctccttTCCAAGTTGCATGGCAGCCATTTCCCTTTGTTCCTGATGCACAGGGAATGTTCACATTGGTAGAACAAATCAGGGAGGGGTTGGAGATGTACTGTATATGCACCAGTAGTAATGCTCTGGGGGAAGGTGCTAAGGAGAAAATGAAGTTCTATTCTTTGTATAGTAGGGGTAGGAAGGAATAGGTTCTCCATCCATCAGTGAAGAAATCGAATGCTCATTTTCTGCTCTACATCCACCTTCTCCAAAACCTGCAGTAAAATTCAGAAACAGCTACTTAAATTATTGTACATATTTATCTTCTACAAGGTTTCTTGCTCTAGTACAGACGAAATGGGCAGGAACATGGGATGTCTTCAGTTTGGCATGCCAGTCCCTCATCTAGAGACCGGTATTTTTCATTCTGGACTAAGGTCCTTCCGAAGAAAGAAGCTTCAGCCATTCAAGCTGAAAGAAGGCTCTCAACCAAAATGTAACTAATGCAGTTTTAGTCTGCCAACAGCCCAGAAAGGCTCAGATTCCTAAAATTAGACTGCGTGGGAACGCACAGCCAGCAAACAGAAGGGAGAATGGAGTAGAGGAAGAGGCATGAGCAGTCAGTGAAGGGCTAAAATCAAGGTCACAGCATCACTAACACAGATAATTGTAAAACCAGGAGGGCAACTTCATTCACTGAGGTATGAAGACATTAGTCTGCTCCAGGCTGTTTTAGACAGTGGACCTCAGTGTTCCAGGATGAAAGTAATTTAAGtttgaagggacctctggaggtctttTAGTCAAACTCTCTCAACTCCTACTTAACTTAAATCCTACCTCAACCCCTGATCTAGCACAGccagctagatcaggttgctcagggccttgtctggttaagttttaaatatctccagggaaTGAGGTTCTACATCTTCAGCAACTATGATCATCCTCTTGGTAAAAGAGTTTTCCTTATAGCTAACCAGAACTTCCCCATGTTGCAACTTGTTTCTGTTGCCTCTTATCCACCTCCAAGATAAGTCTGGTTCCTCTTGTCAATACTTCTGCTATAGAACAACTTTCTTTACCAACTATATAATGGCTCCTTACTATTACCCACTTCTGCCTACAATGCAATTCAAAGGACTAGGAGCTAGGAACTTGAATACTGATGTTAGTTGTGTCACTAACAAAATCTACGAGTGAAGACTGATGAGCACAATTACAGCAGAAGAATTGCTGTGTTGTAACTGTGCTAGTCAGGCTACCTGTGTAGAAAGAACTGGTTgcaaaagcaaagtgaaaattCTGCAGTATATTGCAATGCTGTAGCTTATGCAAGAGCAtgaaaaaacatgcagattaATAATTAGTACCCTaacagtatatatataaaaagtttcctaataaaggcagaaaaagagctAGCAGAAGGCTTGCTTTGTCCAAATGCAAACAGGATTATTGGAACAACTTCCTCCCTGTTTCCATTTAAGTCTGAATGGCTTGCCCATTACTGAGCAGTTTCATTTAGTtgttaaaaaaagcagtttacCAACCTTTACAAACTCTGCAAAGGAGATGGCACTATCTCCATCTTGATCAGCTTCCTGGATTGTCCTGTCAGCgatgctgcccagctgctcatctgaaatatttacacCAACCATCATCCGTAATACCTGTAACATCCAGAAGTCcccagatttaatttttttctttaaataagaaaacaaaataaccatTATCAACATAGGAACAGAAATActcttactgctgcttttctcatgtATACTGTCAAAGTAACACCACACAAGAACAACTCTGGAGGATTTCCATAGAAGTAACTTTTAGAAAGACTTCTGTTTGTGCTTTGTATGTCAAAGCTTTCAGGAAAGACAGCTTCCTCTTGTAGCCACCTCTGACAAATACTCCTGCCTTTTCACTAGGcagcaggaagaggaagaagtaCGAGAAAGCTTTTGGAACCCAGAACAAGTACATTTTGTTTCAAtgcttttctctattttttcctcacaaaaagTACCAACATTTGAGTATCTGCTGCTGGAGATAGCTGCCTACAGGAATCTTTTAAGTATATGGTCAAACGGTAACTGCCATTACTCTCTACAGTTAGTAAAGCATTTTCTGTGCCAATAGAAGATGGCAGTTTCAGTCAAAAGCAAATCCTCGTCCTACATCAGGAACCACAAATTGCCATCTCCACTTCCCAGGATTAGCAGTATGTAATTACCCCTAGCTCAACCATAGTTTCACATATATGCAGCACTGATGAACTCTGATTACCTTTGCTGCAATTCCAAGAAGTTTTATTCTATTGAGAAGATGCACAGAGGATCAGACAAACAACCTAATCAATCTCAAGGATTGTCCCTGTGAAGTCCTGTTAGAAGCACCgcagaaagttttaaaaggtAGTTCTCAAGGGGCTTAGTGTAGTTGTTGGGGTATCTAGGTATCATTTCCAATAGCATCTGCTTAGCCTAACACTCGGGTTTAAATCTGAATCTAGCATTCCCAGTTTAATAAAACAGCCTAGGCTACCAAATAGGATTAAAGTCTCATACTGTATCTAATCTTATTTAATTGCTTATCTTAAACCAGAGATAAGCAATTAGCCACCAGATTCCTTCAGAAGTTCTTTTGAGAAGACTGTTGCAAGTCCCCTCTTCATTCTAAATGGGTGTAAAGTCACAGAGAAGGTCATGGAGTCATTCAAAGCAGCCCTGTGCTATTTACCTGAAGCAGCTCATCCCTGGAAATCTTGTCATCTTTATCGAGATCATATAACCGAAAAGCaactacaggaaagaaaaggaacaggCTGTTTAAttcaaatgccatttttttttcataaatacattaTCTAAAAAACCCTAATTattcataaattatttaaagataATTAGCTTTGAGTTTTAAATTCACCATAAAATTCATGGAGAGTTCCATAAAGTGTTATTACTACATACAGGAATATTGCtattttcaagaaatgaaaaatcctACTTAAATACTCAGTACAAGTACGAAGCATTCTGCTTGCAGAGGTGTTTCTTCAAAGCCTCAAGTCATGGAAGTCTAATTACCACCAAGATACATTCAATCCTTTAACTTCAGAGCCAaccatttttacatttgttctCTTTGACTATATACTTGATGACATACAACAGAAATATCAAGTGCTGAGGAGTGTTGCCAGCTTTGATTAGCAAGCAAGAGCATTCTGCTCATATACTGTAGGCAGATGTCCAAATACTCAAAAAAGAACCCAActgaagatgaggaaaaagCACTCCATTATATGGAAGactggagaaagaaagggaaaagcccATTCGTGTATGGGATGTGGCTTCTAAATCTGAAATAACTTGAAATGGCATACAAGCCATTTCAAAACACTCCTGTTGTGAGATGTTTGTAAAAGCATATCCATTACTCAAAATTCAACCAATTCCAAATTCCAATACAAGAATGGGTCAATTGTTTACATTCTGAACAGCTAAAGTTgcacataaatttaaaaaaaaaaataaaccaggtATTAGAGGACATCATTCCACTTACAGAACAACCGTACAAAGACACCAAGCCCCTTCACTCCCTTcccagaaaaacaacaaaaaaaggcttCTATAAGAAAGTTCACATGTCTTACAGTGGAGCTTGTTACTTCGGCTGTTCAGTGGCTCTGGTCCATTCTGGTCTTTGCTCTTCTCGTTATCCTCTATGGGCCGGAAATGGGCTAGCGTCCTCATGAATCCCCGGAAATTCACCTGGTCCTCTCTGCATAAGCATTTCAGCAGGTCAGTTTCAACAAGGCTTATacaggttctttttttttttttactgaaacagGAGTACGAATGTCTACAGCATCAGGACCACACAGACTCTTCCACTCCCACCTCCCTAGAGTTTGAGTTTGGCTGCCTGTGCTCAAAGCCAGCTCTGAGACAGTGCAGTTGCAACCTGGGATCATGCTGCTATGAAGTATGATGTGTAAAACAAGAAAGTGAGAGAAGTCTTGTCACAGGCTTGCCGCCTCCTGCCTGCAAGCTCCATTTACGCTCTAGTCCTCACCCTTGGCCCTTGCCTGAGCTATCCTGCAGCTATCCCCAAGTCTGGCAAACGTACCTTGCTAATCTGGACCCCGATACCCTTGACTGACCCCAGACTAGCTTCACCACCATCAACTTGTCTGGCAACCACTGGACTTGTTGGCTGACCTGACAACACTCACTGGACCAGCCCTGCTTTTGTCGCTCAGGTGCTGTACCCTTGGTGAGCAAGGGCACTGCCCCTGCCAGATTTGCTGTCACCCTTGGCTCCTGCGCACGGGGCAGCCATTGCTTGCTGCTCTCAGACAGCTCTCTTCTCTAGTTTCTGTGGGAACCAGCTATGCAAGTACTTTCCAAGACTCCTGCTTTCTACTCAGGAAACCCTGCCCACTATTAACCCATATTATGATTTTATTAGACAATCTGATCTTCATCAATCAATAATGACAAATGTGTTCAAGAACAGCAGATTCCATAGAACAATCTAAAAAGGTACAATGAAAAGACACAGTACTGCAAATTTGATCATCTGTTTGGATATATGTTAGCAGCACTATAAGTTATGTCTTAAGCGAGatcaaaaactgaaaacaagcaaacaaaaaagctgatCAAATAACAAAGGTATAGTTAGAGGCTAAAAGATGAAAACCAAGACTGAATTAGTAAACTGCAATACTACTTAGCATAAAATAGTATTGCTACAAGTTTGCTTAAAGAACCAAAGTCCATATGTGCCCTTGACTTTCTTCAGAAGTATTCAGCAACATAGCAAGAAGTAGAAAACTGTGACATAAAGTATACAAGTCTTGTTGTTAAATATATCCCGttacagaataaaaacatgCTGAGGAAACAGTGTCCCCACACACATTTCATGACATTTGAGTGTTCAATTACTAGCAAATTCAAATTATGTGTGCTTTAACTATCAACAATTCACTAGCTAAACTTCTGACGAACTGCAAATCTTGAGCCTGCTTGTAAATTACATCTGTCGGAACTCACCCTTCCGGAAAGAAGGCATTGATAATTCTGTCTCCCAGTGGATTGATGGCAAGCTCTGGAATCCGCTGGAAGTCTTCACGGCTAAGTAAAGCAAGAATACAGGAAGTCTGCATAAAGTTGAAGTCACTAGAGAAAGAGT
Protein-coding sequences here:
- the CHP1 gene encoding calcineurin B homologous protein 1, which translates into the protein MGSRASTLLRDEEIEEIKKETGFSHSQITRLYSRFTSLDKGENGTLSREDFQRIPELAINPLGDRIINAFFPEGEDQVNFRGFMRTLAHFRPIEDNEKSKDQNGPEPLNSRSNKLHFAFRLYDLDKDDKISRDELLQVLRMMVGVNISDEQLGSIADRTIQEADQDGDSAISFAEFVKVLEKVDVEQKMSIRFLH